Sequence from the Miscanthus floridulus cultivar M001 chromosome 16, ASM1932011v1, whole genome shotgun sequence genome:
GAATCAGCGAGAAGGTGACGGGAGAGGGCAAGCAAAGCAGAGGCCAAGAACCCCGAACAAATAAAGAAAGGGGCGAGAGGAGGTGGCCGGCACTGTGGCGGAAGCGGACGATGCGTCGTCTCTCCTGTTGCTCTCTTGCTcaaggaggcggcggtggcgggccaACTAGTTTTCGGTTTCCGGCGTCGTTTGGAGTTGTACTGTCCTGCGTTTGAGGAAAACAACGAGCCAACGGAACAACCTGAAAAAGTGAGAGACGAGCCCCCCAATTTTGTCCTGCTTCCTTTCTTCGTCGTcgtcttccttctcctcctttctGTCTCTCTCCCTTGACCTTCTTTTGTTGGCTGTGAGCTGAATTCGGAGCACGCCGGCCTAATTTTAGCTCACCCGGCGATCACCCCGGGACAAATTTCTTGAGGGGCAGCTCCGGTTGGTTGCTAGGCTGGGTTCTTCCCCCAGTCCGCTCGGTTCCACGCCATGGAGGTATAGCCGGCCACTTGCAGGTGCCGGAGCTCGCGTTTCCTGACGCGCTTTCTGGCTTTCTGCAAAAATTTCTTCCCTCCAAGAACAGATTCTTCGCCACAACCTTGTGTGGTCTCGTTCGagcccaattttttttttttgaatttggcaCGGCTCCGCCTCTCGCGGCGCAAAAGGATGCTCTTTTTGTGACCGATCGACAAGGTTGGATTCTCATCACCTCCGTGGCTCTCGATTGGCTTCTGTTCTTCTTGGCGAGGTAGACAGCGTCAGATGCCCAAACCTGGTgattgcagcagcagcagcggcgttGGTGGGCCGAGCGCCGGGGACGCCAAGGACTTGCCCCAACTTTTCCTCACGGTGGGCGCGGCCGTCACGCTCTCCGTCGCCGGGCTGCTCTTCTCGCGGCGCCAGCGGCCGCCCCGGCAGCTCCTGctgccgccacctcctcctcctccctcaggTACCAGCAATGAGCAGATGTGCAAGTTCCTGTCAACATGGCGCATTGATTGTCAATCTCGCTATATGCTGTGCTAGATGAAATTTGGTGATGGTTTGTCCTGTGTTTTTGTAGAGTCGGATGATGCTTGCAGCATGAAGGCCAGAACAGGGCTCAAGGAGCTGAGGATCCTAAAAAATGTAAGGATTTAGCTGAGTAATTCATGATACCCCTGCGTACTATTTGTGGCCTGCGATTGAAACTTTGCATTTTCATAGTGCTATTTTTTTTGGTTCTGAATAGTGGCGGTTTGTCTTCTTCAGGGATTAAAATCCTTCTCTAGGCTGCTAGTGCTAGGTGATATAATATTATTGcccataaaaaataaaaaatgtgctGGTAGATGATCCTCTTCACTTCTTTAAATAGTATATCTTGCAAAGCAAGGTTAAGTTTTCAATTTTACAGTACTGCACGCATCAATGTTTTTGTCCCCCTGCTTTAAAGATTATGGGTAGTTTATCTTCCAGTTCTCCCCTGACAAAATACAAATTGCCTTCACATTAAGTTTCTTCTTTGTACTGCATCTCTGAAAACTACCCCATGTAATGAAAAGAATATGATACAAAAATGCCACTGTTGACATTTACATACACTTCGGTTTTTGTTTGTGAAGGAGGATACCAAGGCAAAAATTATCAGTGGGAACTCTGTGCACACGACCACTACCACTACGACAACCACCACCACAGCACTAGTACCATTGGCCCCCAAATGCAGAAGCCTTGCTGATGATGAAGGGTACCTCCTTCCAGAGTTCAATGAAATGGTTCTCAATGAATTTGGCCGAGATATAGACAGCATTCCAACCACACCTGCAGCGAGAGTAAGGGAAGATGTATCAAATGACTATGAAGTCCACAAGCTTAGAGATTTGGTGAGATCACTGCAAGAAAGGGAGAAGACCCTGGAGCTACAGCTTTTGGAGTGTTACGGTTTGCAGGAGCAAGATGCTGCAGTGAGGGAGCTTGAGAATCAGCTGAAGATTAACAATGTCGAATCAAAGTTGTACTTGTTGAAGATTGAATCTTTACAGTCTGAAAACCAGAGGCTGCAAACACAGTTGTCAGATAACTCAAAGATAATCTCTGAGCTTGAGGTGACAAGAACAAAGTGCAAGTTGCTGAAGAAGAAGTTGATATCAGATGCAGAACAGGCTAAGGAGCAAATCACTTCCCTTCAGAAAATGGTCGATTCATTGCAGCACAAACAGACTGATGAGGAGAAAAATCAGATTGAGGTTGAAAAAAAACTGAAGAGACTAGAGGAGCTGGAAAAGGAGGCAACAGAGCTAAGAGCTGCAAATTCAAGGCTGCAGCAGGAGAATGCACATCTTATTAGGCGACTGGAGGTTACACACCTACCCCCTGTACCCAAGCCCAAAAATAGCATGGAGGTGATTCTTTACTGTTCTTGGACTGTATTGTAGCTGGCACTTACTAAATCAATTTTAATAATCTCTTGGGGTGATCATTTCTAAAATGGACATGGTGTTCTCGACATTTCTTTTGTGAATGGGAAGAAACACATAATTATATCACAAAAATAATTGTTTATATGTTAGTTTAACTTCATTGTGTTCTTGATAGTTTGTTGTTCCATCAGGAATTGAATAACTAATAATGGTTTCAGGTAAAAGCATTGGAGGAGGCTGATCGATTGAAGCAAGAAACTGATAAGTTGGCTAAAGAGGTTGAACAACTTCAGAGTGACAGGTTTGCAGATGTTGAAGAATTGGTATATCTGAAATGGATAAATGCCTGCCTACGGTATGAGCTGAGAAACAAGGATGCCCCATCAGGGAAGACTGTTGCGCGAGATCTTAGCAAGACCCTGAGCCCCAAATCTGAACTGAAGGCCAAGCAGCTGATAATGGAATATGCCAATGCGGGTGCAGAGGACAGTCACTTGGGCCATGTCGAATTTTGTTCAGAGTGCTCTTCCTCACGGGCTTCGTCAGGTGAACTGGAAGATGTATCAATTGATATTGCTTCGATGACAAAACATAATAATAAAAACCCAAAAAAGAAAAAGTTCTTCTCTAAGCTTCGGAAACTGGTGCTGGGAAAAGGGAAGGAGAACCGTGAAGTTTCTACTCTGGAGAGGAGAGTGTCTATTTCAAGTTGTTCATTCGATGACTTCACTGGAAGGGATTCACATGATAGCTATTCTTCATTCATGGCAGAACCAAACATACCTGATAGTCGACGACATGGTGATCATGGCTTTGGTACACATTCTTCTTTGGACAGCGCAAAATCTAGTCCTCTTGGCACAGAAATTGTAGGTGAAAGAAGTGATCATTCTGGGGTCAAGAGTGTATCTTCTGGAGAGGAAAAGGTAAATGCATTTGGTCCCAGCGCTCGCCTTGATAGTAGcaaggccatacctgaggatgtTGAGATCCATAAATTTGCTGATGCGCTGATCACATCAAGGTCAGGTTCCATGTCATCAAGAAGGTCGTCATCCTTCCGACACTGATATACGAATAGATTAGGAGTCATCTGCTACTGACCCATCTGCCTGGATGTATATTTCTGCCGGTTCTTGATGGGGAAGTTATAGGAGATGTTACTGGAATAAAGTTCTGAATACTTTATTCTTTGTACAATCACGTATAGGGTGTAGTTTATACTTACCTTTAATACCAACCCCTACCACTTGGGCTGGTAATGTGTATCATAAAATGCCACAGTTCAATGGCAAACATACAACACTTCTTTTATGTCTCTTGGGTGCATAATGTCGGATTGCTCTCTATAGTTTATggcagtgttcggctggctggccagtcaactcacgaaatcactgttcacgtcctgacagaacagtattttcttctcacaacaatcaactggaacagtatttttcagtcctgccgaacaggccctatATCAGCACTTACAATATTGTTAGATAATGTCCCGGCCTCTGCGTCCTAGAATACAAACAGAGGTTTGGCAGTTCGGGCTCCATAGCAGGAAATTATACGTCTGTCAATCAAAGTTCCTCGCATAAATTGTTCTGAATAGTTAAATCGAGCATTTGTCCATGAGTGTCAGCCATGAACTCTCTAATGTAAGAACAAGAATGATTCAGCCCGGTCCATGGGTTGATGCCAGGCTGGATACCGGTCGGCGCCGCAGGTGGGGCAGTCGAGGAAGAAGAACATTgctgggggtggggtgggggggggggggggggggggggggtgcttcttgttgttgttgttgtaggaggaAGGTGTCGACGCCATCACTGGTGGGCGGTAGGCCGGTGACGCTGGTGCGGGCGGGCGGTAGACGGTGCTGGACGAAGAGGAACCCGCGGTGCCGAGCGGCAGTGGGGACGGCAGGTTGATGGATCGGGCTTGAGCGAGGAGCTCCGCGGCAGCCTGCAGCTTGGCGGATTCACCGATCCGGTGCTCCTCAAGTTGGGTCTTGAGAAAGGAGGGGAGACGCTTGCGCATGGTGATGTGCGGGACGGCTTGATGCAGGCTGGGGCTGAGACCTCGAGTGAATGTTGAGGACGAGATCAGGCTCGGTGACAGGGGCTCCCAGATTGGCCAGGCGATCGGCcatggtcttcatgggagtgcaGTACCGACATGTCGCCCTGGAAGAAGAGGCGGAACTCGGCGTTGAGGTAGACGGCCCGTGACGACCTATCCCGCGCCACAGATCGAGAGAGGGCGGAGTCCGCGTCGTCGGAGACCATGCTGAGGAGGGAGCGACGCGGCTTTAGAGCAAAGAGACAATGGCGCAGTCGTTTTGCACCCGGTTGGAGTCGCCCTTGGCCGGGGAGCCATCGACGTGGTCACCTAGGCCGTACTGGCCGACCACGGCGGAGAGAGCGCGTGCCCAGGCCGTGTAGTTCTCGTCATTGAGGTCCAAGACGATGGGGACTCAGGATTGGATGTTGATGGATTGGACCGCCATTTGGGGAGCAGGATCAGAGTGGAGTTGGGCGGTGTTGGGGAGGCCAGATTGTTCTTCCGTTTTCGAAGACGcggcagaggaggaagaagagctcatggtggtggtgaaaggaagaagaagggcagCAGAAGCGTGAAATCGGGAGATTAGGATCGAGAGATGGTGGATACCATGTAAAAACAAGAATGGTTCGAACCGCACTTGTATTAGCTTAGTTACAGATACATATACAGTACCGCGGAGCGCGATCACCGCTCAGTCATCTAGCGCGTGTTTGTCTGTCCGGCCGTTGCCAGGACCAGCCCAGCCAGGCTGGGTAAGGCCAAGCCCAATAGGTGCAACAGCACCTTGTTTGGGCATTATTCCCTAGCGGATAGTTCGGGTGGGACTCTGTTTGTTTATCTGGTCCCGCTGTCGATGTTCCCAACCACCTCCCAACTGTCAGGTTGGGATGATATTTAATTGTCTGGATAGCTCGCCATGCAGTAGAAGAGCACAGTTTTCATACACAAGGCAATAGAGCAGTTGTTGTAACATTTGAGCACATAACCATGGCAAAGTAGTTTAGTACTACTAATTAGAATACAGTTTACACAAATTCAGTGACTTTACAACATGATATAGCATAGATTAGAAGTTCTAACTAATTCTTACATACAAGAACGAGTACTCTAACAGCTATTGCACCTGTTGAGCCTCATCCACATCACATCGACCAAAGCACAAAGGAACAATATGATCATATTTTTGTAGTTGATTGTAGAGACTGTTTCTCCATTTTCAGTGACAGGTAAAGATGAAGAAGGTTTAGAGGAAGACATTGAGTGTATAGTTGAGTTGAAAGCAGTCATTGCTTGCTCATAAGAGCTGTACTTAAGGACAAAGCCTAAGGTGCTGGTTGTCCACCTCATTGCTGGCGTAGCTGCTAGACCAGCACCATcagcagcaccagcagcaggAGGAGCATCAACATCAGAAGGaagagcagcaggaggaggagcaccAGTATTTGCACTAGCTGGGCCAAAGGCAGACCCACTAGACAGCATTGCAGCTGCAGCCACAAACACAGCACTAGCACCACCATTCCTAGCCATCTAAGTTCCATATATAGTACAATAGTCATGATCCAAATAGATAATAGTGAATAGCAGAGAAAATAGATTTGCATAAACAATACAGGTCTCAGGTGGTGTccacaaataaaatattacacatGTCTAACAATGCAACACTAGTTCCATACAAGGCAGCCTTAATTTATTACAAATGTCCAGCAATGAAACATGAAATGCACATCTAAGTCCTAGAAGCACCCCTAGATTCCCACATGGCATCAGAGATCCCATCCCTAACTTATGCCATGGTAGCCACCTCTTGTGACTGCAGAGCATTGACAGCTGGaccagaagaggaagaagaagcagggtTTGCAACCCACTCCCAAATCCTAGGATCCAATTGTGTAATATGCAGTAGGCCTGAACAAGCTTTACTTGAGTCTTGTACTTATGAAAGGGCTTGTTATCTATGATTCGAAAGCGGTTTTTCAAAGCACCAAAGGCCCTTTCAATGGTCACTCTAAGGGAGTTGTGCCTCAGGTTGTACAGCTCCTTGGCATTGGTAGGGTTATGCCTAGGACCATATTCAAACATGTGATACTTGACACCCTATAAGGAGGCAGGAACCCTGGTCTGCAAGCATAACTAGCATCCACTAGATAGAATTTCCCTATAAGGTAGTGGTGGATTGGCTTACAAGACATAACATAAAGGTTTAAGAACAATTTGGCTATGTGTAATGATGTTACCTTCAGGAACACTCAGACCCCCATCTCTCTATGGCATCAGCTAGAACCAATGCATTATGAGCAGAACCCTCCCACCCAGCCAGCACATATGTGAACTTTAGATCAAAATCAACAACTACAATCACATTTTGTGTACAGCTTTGTTTCCTACCCCTGAATGGCCCCTGCATGTGCCTGGACACCCTTGCCAACACATGGGTGCCATCAATGGCACCTATACAATCCTATGAGTAAGGATCAAACATAAGTATGGAAATAACAACTAAAACCCAAGAGAATGGAACCAAGGTAGCCAACAGTTACCTTGAAAAAAGGGTTCCATCTGTGACTATCTAGGATTT
This genomic interval carries:
- the LOC136513153 gene encoding protein CHUP1, chloroplastic-like isoform X1, whose translation is MPKPGDCSSSSGVGGPSAGDAKDLPQLFLTVGAAVTLSVAGLLFSRRQRPPRQLLLPPPPPPPSESDDACSMKARTGLKELRILKNEDTKAKIISGNSVHTTTTTTTTTTTALVPLAPKCRSLADDEGYLLPEFNEMVLNEFGRDIDSIPTTPAARVREDVSNDYEVHKLRDLVRSLQEREKTLELQLLECYGLQEQDAAVRELENQLKINNVESKLYLLKIESLQSENQRLQTQLSDNSKIISELEVTRTKCKLLKKKLISDAEQAKEQITSLQKMVDSLQHKQTDEEKNQIEVEKKLKRLEELEKEATELRAANSRLQQENAHLIRRLEVTHLPPVPKPKNSMEVKALEEADRLKQETDKLAKEVEQLQSDRFADVEELVYLKWINACLRYELRNKDAPSGKTVARDLSKTLSPKSELKAKQLIMEYANAGAEDSHLGHVEFCSECSSSRASSGELEDVSIDIASMTKHNNKNPKKKKFFSKLRKLVLGKGKENREVSTLERRVSISSCSFDDFTGRDSHDSYSSFMAEPNIPDSRRHGDHGFGTHSSLDSAKSSPLGTEIVGERSDHSGVKSVSSGEEKVNAFGPSARLDSSKAIPEDVEIHKFADALITSRSGSMSSRRSSSFRH
- the LOC136513153 gene encoding protein CHUP1, chloroplastic-like isoform X2, encoding MKARTGLKELRILKNEDTKAKIISGNSVHTTTTTTTTTTTALVPLAPKCRSLADDEGYLLPEFNEMVLNEFGRDIDSIPTTPAARVREDVSNDYEVHKLRDLVRSLQEREKTLELQLLECYGLQEQDAAVRELENQLKINNVESKLYLLKIESLQSENQRLQTQLSDNSKIISELEVTRTKCKLLKKKLISDAEQAKEQITSLQKMVDSLQHKQTDEEKNQIEVEKKLKRLEELEKEATELRAANSRLQQENAHLIRRLEVTHLPPVPKPKNSMEVKALEEADRLKQETDKLAKEVEQLQSDRFADVEELVYLKWINACLRYELRNKDAPSGKTVARDLSKTLSPKSELKAKQLIMEYANAGAEDSHLGHVEFCSECSSSRASSGELEDVSIDIASMTKHNNKNPKKKKFFSKLRKLVLGKGKENREVSTLERRVSISSCSFDDFTGRDSHDSYSSFMAEPNIPDSRRHGDHGFGTHSSLDSAKSSPLGTEIVGERSDHSGVKSVSSGEEKVNAFGPSARLDSSKAIPEDVEIHKFADALITSRSGSMSSRRSSSFRH